A single window of Shewanella sp. Choline-02u-19 DNA harbors:
- a CDS encoding GGDEF domain-containing protein, whose product MSNQLLREAAAKLKKAIPLMLKHQIPTTPTNYALWYAYVGQSSPELNRQLDEVISQYRTCPPSQGERLYQAYLSDPIELDVIEMRQNLDAMVTDLSQSLKDTNLDANQYQTKINTNFDKLNKIENEGFSIEEVLTLVKSLASDAHDIKNSTQHFTDQLAHAQSEINQLKIQLKKSEHDMHFDALTSALNRRAFNKDIKGLIEQTPEGLCLVIADIDHFKDFNDTYGHQLGDQVLKAVARRLNESCHDGIKLYRFGGEEFALLVPMSQLGRARQLAESMRRSLEKLILKDKRKDQRVDNVRASFGVAQYQEKDTDSTLIERADKQLYEAKRLGRNRVMPMTH is encoded by the coding sequence ATGTCAAATCAATTGCTAAGGGAAGCCGCGGCTAAGTTAAAAAAAGCCATTCCCTTGATGCTAAAACACCAAATTCCCACCACGCCGACCAATTATGCTTTGTGGTATGCGTATGTCGGTCAAAGTAGTCCAGAGCTCAATCGGCAGTTAGATGAAGTGATCAGTCAATACCGTACTTGCCCCCCGAGTCAGGGCGAGCGCTTATATCAAGCATACCTTTCAGATCCAATAGAGTTAGACGTTATTGAAATGCGTCAAAATCTCGATGCGATGGTGACGGATCTATCGCAATCATTGAAAGATACCAATCTCGATGCAAACCAATATCAAACTAAGATTAACACCAACTTTGATAAGCTAAACAAAATTGAAAACGAAGGTTTCTCTATTGAAGAAGTACTGACACTGGTTAAAAGTCTCGCCAGCGACGCACACGATATTAAAAACAGTACCCAGCACTTTACTGATCAGTTAGCCCATGCACAGTCAGAGATTAATCAGCTTAAAATTCAGCTGAAAAAATCTGAGCATGACATGCACTTTGATGCGTTAACTAGCGCGCTAAATAGAAGAGCATTTAATAAAGATATCAAAGGACTCATTGAGCAAACTCCCGAGGGATTATGCCTAGTCATTGCCGATATAGACCACTTTAAGGATTTTAATGATACTTATGGCCACCAGCTGGGCGATCAGGTGTTAAAAGCGGTTGCAAGAAGGCTCAATGAAAGTTGTCATGACGGTATTAAACTCTATCGTTTTGGGGGTGAAGAGTTTGCTTTATTGGTGCCAATGAGCCAATTAGGTCGGGCGAGACAACTTGCAGAATCAATGCGCCGTAGCCTTGAAAAATTAATTTTAAAGGATAAACGTAAAGATCAACGTGTCGATAATGTCAGAGCATCATTTGGTGTCGCTCAATACCAAGAAAAAGATACCGATTCAACATTGATTGAACGTGCCGACAAACAGCTCTATGAAGCAAAGCGCCTTGGTCGCAATAGAGTGATGCCGATGACTCATTAA
- a CDS encoding class GN sortase: MSMAYRHAAVRFSFTYRRLHIGFTCLLFILGLTFVSQGAYMQAKAYFAQFLIQQAWQKTLDDQQQHKPWSWADTYPVAKLEFIASNSEVTATPIQRENASVTKNRSLYVLSGASGRNLAFGPAQVLSSAKINSRGNTVIAGHRDTHFSLLSGTQIGQLITLQNAEGIEVLYQVMQTQVVHESEVSVMENVGETKLTLVTCYPFDSAVAGGPLRYVVTAVPFDKVEAI, translated from the coding sequence ATGAGTATGGCTTATCGGCATGCAGCAGTGCGCTTCAGCTTTACATATCGGCGGCTGCATATTGGTTTTACCTGTTTACTGTTCATTTTAGGGCTAACGTTTGTTAGTCAAGGAGCGTATATGCAAGCCAAAGCCTACTTTGCACAATTCTTAATACAGCAAGCGTGGCAGAAAACACTTGATGATCAGCAGCAACATAAACCTTGGTCGTGGGCTGACACATATCCGGTCGCCAAACTTGAGTTTATTGCTTCAAACAGTGAGGTGACGGCAACACCTATCCAAAGGGAGAATGCATCAGTCACGAAAAACCGCAGTCTATACGTGTTATCGGGTGCATCGGGTCGTAACCTAGCCTTTGGTCCCGCTCAAGTATTATCTTCTGCAAAGATTAATAGCCGTGGTAATACTGTCATAGCCGGCCATAGAGATACCCATTTTTCGCTATTAAGTGGTACTCAAATTGGGCAACTCATCACCTTACAAAATGCTGAGGGCATAGAAGTGTTATATCAAGTAATGCAGACTCAAGTTGTACATGAAAGTGAGGTCTCAGTGATGGAAAATGTCGGAGAGACGAAGCTAACATTAGTGACTTGTTATCCGTTTGATAGTGCTGTGGCGGGTGGGCCACTGCGTTATGTGGTTACCGCAGTGCCGTTTGATAAAGTAGAAGCGATTTAG
- a CDS encoding marine proteobacterial sortase target protein: MARQMILVNKRQGVRYWQRALLLLVSTIYTAAVSATGSTEPAGFESADSAYRLNDEIQQGSLIIFDAMGNKNVSLPMKTQVHMQVSGWTNRVSVRHEFHNDQPFWVNGEYVFPLPSEAAVDGLRMLIGDRVIEGEIKEKRKAKALFNEAKKAGKKASLLEQKKANIFSAQVANLAPGETLVVELNYQQLVNYDQGMFSLRFPMVVAPRYYPKAGSAAASVNSNSTFIATSVANYATAAVDVWNSVSQKKSQNWINSVDIEVELDAGLAISEIDSPYHQVNIRRNDDGQANIHLIAAKANSDFVLNWRPSVGSTPTAAIFSQQGKTYLGHQLNQNTNQASKSQLDPQPSSPLSLNSHSSDDAKSGKIPITPQAQYALVMLLPPQQGSISTVVAPRELILVIDTSGSMSGEAIEQAKSAIIYALSGLSSQDSFNILQFNSRVYALAEQSLTANAKNIGRAQAYVQSLEADGGTEMSLALDKALNQQASSTGSLRQVLFITDGAVGNEPQLFNQIRNQLHGSRLFTIGIGAAPNGHFMQRAAELGRGTYTYIGKQSEVKSKMVAMLDKLEKPTVTDVELRFADGSIPDYWPATIPDLYAHEPIMVAMKLPSYSEKEFVVSGQLAGQFWQQQLSIEKNSGAKGLDLIWARKQIAALELSKEAANNDRIEKQITAISLNYHVMSAYTSLVAIDKTPARPDGVMVVDGQVLPHMPKGWQRLPQTATSSYAWLILGSMLLGLSILYSVSFCGNGSGTRRQVTKVIT; the protein is encoded by the coding sequence ATGGCTAGGCAAATGATATTGGTTAACAAACGCCAAGGAGTACGGTATTGGCAACGTGCTTTGTTACTGTTAGTTTCGACGATTTATACGGCAGCAGTGAGCGCGACAGGATCGACTGAACCCGCTGGATTTGAATCAGCCGATAGTGCTTATCGATTAAATGATGAGATCCAGCAAGGTAGCTTGATTATTTTTGATGCCATGGGGAACAAAAACGTGTCATTGCCAATGAAAACACAAGTCCATATGCAGGTCTCTGGCTGGACCAACCGAGTGTCTGTGCGGCATGAATTTCATAATGACCAACCGTTTTGGGTCAATGGTGAATATGTTTTCCCTCTGCCTAGTGAAGCAGCCGTCGATGGTCTCAGAATGCTGATCGGCGATAGAGTCATCGAGGGCGAGATAAAAGAAAAACGTAAGGCTAAAGCTTTATTTAATGAAGCAAAAAAGGCCGGTAAAAAAGCCAGTTTACTGGAGCAAAAAAAAGCTAATATTTTCAGCGCTCAAGTCGCCAACTTAGCCCCTGGAGAGACCTTGGTGGTGGAACTCAATTATCAACAGCTGGTCAATTATGACCAAGGTATGTTTAGTTTGCGTTTTCCTATGGTTGTGGCACCTAGATATTATCCCAAAGCGGGATCCGCTGCCGCATCTGTAAACTCAAACTCAACTTTCATTGCTACATCAGTTGCAAATTATGCCACTGCAGCAGTGGATGTTTGGAATAGTGTCAGTCAAAAAAAAAGCCAAAACTGGATAAATAGCGTTGATATCGAAGTAGAGCTAGATGCGGGGTTGGCAATCAGTGAGATTGATAGCCCGTATCATCAAGTGAACATTAGGCGTAACGATGATGGTCAAGCCAATATTCATTTAATCGCCGCAAAGGCCAACAGTGACTTTGTATTAAATTGGCGGCCGAGTGTCGGCAGTACACCAACGGCTGCAATATTCAGCCAACAGGGTAAAACCTATTTAGGTCATCAGCTAAATCAAAACACTAATCAAGCTTCAAAGTCACAATTAGACCCACAACCAAGCTCACCGTTAAGCCTGAACTCACACTCTAGTGATGACGCTAAGAGCGGAAAAATACCGATAACACCACAAGCGCAATATGCACTGGTGATGCTGCTTCCGCCACAACAAGGGAGTATCTCTACAGTGGTCGCCCCAAGAGAACTCATTTTGGTAATAGATACATCTGGCTCAATGTCTGGAGAGGCTATTGAGCAAGCTAAATCTGCAATTATTTATGCATTATCTGGGCTCTCATCTCAAGACAGCTTTAATATTTTGCAGTTTAACTCTCGCGTGTATGCACTGGCAGAGCAGTCCCTTACGGCGAATGCTAAGAACATAGGAAGGGCTCAAGCCTATGTGCAAAGCTTAGAAGCTGATGGTGGCACAGAGATGTCACTTGCTTTAGATAAAGCGCTCAATCAGCAAGCTAGCTCAACTGGGTCTTTACGTCAGGTGTTGTTTATTACTGATGGTGCCGTGGGTAATGAACCGCAGCTATTCAACCAAATTCGTAATCAATTACACGGTAGTAGGTTATTTACGATTGGCATCGGCGCCGCCCCTAATGGCCATTTTATGCAAAGAGCAGCAGAGTTGGGGCGTGGCACTTATACCTATATAGGCAAGCAATCGGAAGTGAAGAGTAAAATGGTCGCGATGCTCGATAAACTTGAAAAACCCACGGTCACCGATGTGGAGCTGCGCTTTGCTGATGGCAGTATTCCTGACTATTGGCCAGCCACTATTCCTGATTTGTATGCTCATGAGCCTATTATGGTTGCAATGAAGCTCCCCAGCTATAGCGAGAAAGAGTTCGTCGTTAGCGGTCAGTTAGCGGGCCAGTTTTGGCAGCAACAACTTTCAATAGAAAAGAACTCTGGCGCTAAGGGTTTAGACTTAATTTGGGCCAGAAAACAGATTGCTGCATTGGAGCTATCAAAAGAAGCGGCTAATAATGATCGAATTGAAAAGCAGATCACGGCCATCTCGCTTAATTATCATGTGATGAGTGCTTATACCAGTTTAGTCGCCATTGATAAAACACCGGCTCGACCTGATGGTGTCATGGTTGTTGACGGACAGGTTTTACCTCATATGCCAAAGGGATGGCAGCGTTTACCGCAAACCGCGACCAGTAGCTATGCTTGGTTAATATTGGGCAGCATGCTATTGGGTTTGTCGATACTTTACTCAGTGTCCTTTTGCGGTAATGGCAGTGGTACTCGCCGTCAAGTCACTAAGGTTATTACATGA
- the pdsO gene encoding sortase-associated OmpA-like protein PdsO, protein MKKHIIASLVIAAITLSSHASAAETAESTERSHNEELIGLSSGIVVGAVVGGPVGAIIGAFAGSLLGKSVGDDDEIKNQQVMLDSKQGELATLNEQNESLIALSTQYEAAQQQLTTLKMAQEQKLTELALGLNVQFKTGSSSIEPHFAQQLDDVAYAMSLSPELTLDVTGYADRRGDSDYNQALSEQRVAEVTSYLVKQGVANDRLHYQAYGATSPLTAEQNFENDFFDRRVTLKLQSHDSELAANPAR, encoded by the coding sequence ATGAAAAAGCATATTATCGCATCACTGGTTATTGCCGCTATCACACTTTCATCTCACGCTAGCGCCGCTGAAACGGCAGAAAGCACAGAACGTAGTCATAACGAAGAGCTCATTGGGTTAAGTTCTGGCATTGTTGTTGGCGCTGTCGTCGGTGGCCCTGTCGGCGCCATTATTGGAGCTTTTGCAGGGAGCTTATTGGGCAAGTCTGTAGGCGATGATGATGAGATAAAAAACCAGCAAGTGATGCTAGATAGTAAGCAAGGTGAGCTCGCCACTCTTAATGAACAAAATGAATCATTAATCGCATTATCAACTCAATATGAAGCTGCCCAGCAACAGCTAACAACACTTAAAATGGCACAGGAGCAAAAGCTAACTGAATTAGCATTGGGTCTTAATGTGCAATTCAAAACGGGCTCATCATCTATCGAACCTCACTTTGCTCAGCAACTTGATGATGTGGCTTACGCGATGTCGCTGTCACCTGAGTTGACGTTAGATGTCACCGGTTATGCAGATAGACGTGGTGATAGCGATTATAACCAAGCGTTATCGGAGCAGCGTGTTGCTGAAGTGACAAGCTATTTAGTGAAACAAGGTGTCGCTAATGACCGTTTGCATTATCAAGCTTATGGCGCGACATCGCCGTTAACGGCGGAACAGAACTTTGAAAATGACTTTTTTGACCGCCGCGTCACCCTAAAACTGCAATCACATGATAGCGAACTAGCAGCCAATCCTGCTCGCTAA
- the pdsR gene encoding proteobacterial dedicated sortase system response regulator, whose translation MKRIAIVEDEAALRENYKDVLQQQGYSVQAYANRPEAMRAFNTRLPDLAIIDIGLEYEIDGGFTLCQSLRAMSSTVPIIFLTARDSDFDTVCGLRLGADDYLSKDVSFPHLIARLAALFRRSELKDTSNDNNPLVEHGLLSIDINRMQVYWSGIQIELTVTEFWMVHALARRPGHVRQRQELMQEAKIFVDDSTITSHVKRIRKKFLAQDTQFNCIDTVYGMGYRWDAQS comes from the coding sequence ATGAAACGAATCGCGATAGTAGAAGATGAAGCCGCCCTTAGAGAAAACTACAAAGATGTTTTGCAGCAGCAAGGTTATAGCGTTCAGGCTTATGCTAATCGACCTGAGGCAATGCGCGCTTTCAATACTCGACTACCTGATTTAGCCATTATTGATATCGGCTTGGAGTATGAGATCGACGGTGGATTCACTCTTTGCCAGTCACTTAGAGCAATGTCGAGTACAGTACCGATTATCTTTTTGACCGCAAGAGACAGTGACTTTGATACCGTATGTGGTCTACGACTAGGCGCTGATGATTACCTCAGTAAAGATGTTAGCTTTCCGCACTTAATTGCTCGACTTGCAGCGCTGTTTAGACGCTCAGAGCTTAAAGATACCAGCAATGACAATAATCCATTGGTCGAACATGGTTTGCTGTCGATTGATATCAACCGCATGCAAGTGTATTGGTCAGGCATTCAGATTGAGTTGACGGTCACCGAGTTTTGGATGGTGCATGCACTTGCGAGGCGACCAGGCCATGTCAGGCAGCGCCAAGAGCTAATGCAAGAGGCTAAGATATTTGTCGATGATTCAACCATTACTTCTCACGTAAAACGGATCCGTAAAAAGTTTCTCGCCCAAGACACGCAGTTCAACTGCATTGATACGGTTTATGGAATGGGTTATCGATGGGACGCACAAAGCTAA
- the pdsS gene encoding proteobacterial dedicated sortase system histidine kinase, which yields MFNLPIGLRAKVGVLSLFLLCLPWLGYEYVWEMEKYLRLGQEKTLEGTTQALATALHERPKLFDSQASFLTQVEKGRDLYAYPLAGPIQLDGKLGDWQPYRHSSLHYGEDYQVYKHDPAKPLGIEFTHMVGKYAGYLYGFFEVTDPQVIYRGKNSLSIDRNDHIAIATLAPDGQFRRYVVATTKDGWISAFELPEDPALTTPVTPEVKIQGKWLKSAKGYNVELRIPLEMVGSKLGFAIYDVNDSNTRQLEAIVGTSAIDDVNKLGTVLVPSPEIESIIKGMAHNSSRIWVVDRHGRVLAKSGDIRSDNSVWARSTVEKEGKSTWDRFKQQYLYPLYYKILTIPAKDFIDSLQDSTVLQGSHINKALKGKQGSTWRLTPDNKAVVLAAASPIWIDDKVMGVVIAEETTHGIRTLRNKALEKLFNVILTIMSMGTLALFFFASNISSRIRKLRDEAERAIDNQGRIKKAIKGSKVRDEIGDLSRSFASIVSRLGEYTHYLENMSSRLSHELRTPVAVVRSSLEHLSLQTLNPDSRKYVDRAQEGVNRLNMILNNMSEATRLEESLTHAEKSLFPLEKVISGCMQGYQMTYPNQLFKIDVDSQAMYVEGVPEYIAQLMDKLIANALEFSTPDSAIEVSLKAHNKVAHLSVANYGTPLPDNMSQQIFESMVSVRAQKAQDKPHLGLGLYIARLISLFHKGKISAQNRVNEQGAVFGVEILIQLPISKEKPA from the coding sequence ATGTTTAATCTTCCTATAGGCCTACGTGCCAAAGTCGGTGTCTTATCTCTATTCTTGCTGTGTCTGCCATGGCTCGGTTACGAATATGTGTGGGAGATGGAAAAGTATTTACGCCTTGGCCAAGAAAAAACCCTCGAAGGCACCACTCAAGCACTTGCCACTGCATTACACGAGCGGCCAAAACTATTTGATAGTCAAGCAAGCTTCCTAACTCAGGTAGAGAAAGGTCGCGATCTATACGCTTATCCATTAGCAGGCCCTATTCAACTTGATGGCAAGTTAGGTGACTGGCAGCCGTACCGTCACAGCTCACTGCACTATGGTGAAGATTATCAAGTATATAAGCACGATCCAGCCAAGCCATTAGGCATCGAATTTACTCATATGGTGGGCAAATATGCTGGTTACCTTTATGGCTTTTTTGAAGTCACCGATCCGCAGGTTATCTATCGCGGTAAAAACAGCTTAAGCATTGACCGCAATGATCATATCGCCATTGCAACTTTAGCCCCCGATGGACAGTTTCGCCGCTATGTTGTTGCCACCACTAAAGATGGTTGGATCAGCGCATTTGAGCTACCAGAAGATCCAGCACTGACAACGCCTGTGACACCCGAAGTCAAAATTCAGGGTAAATGGCTTAAATCAGCTAAAGGCTACAACGTCGAACTGCGGATCCCACTCGAGATGGTCGGCAGTAAACTCGGATTTGCCATCTATGATGTAAACGACAGTAATACTCGACAATTAGAAGCGATTGTCGGCACCTCAGCGATTGATGATGTGAATAAGCTCGGCACGGTATTAGTGCCTTCGCCAGAAATCGAAAGCATCATTAAGGGCATGGCCCACAATAGCTCAAGGATCTGGGTCGTCGATAGGCATGGGCGAGTACTGGCCAAGTCTGGTGATATCCGCTCCGACAATAGTGTTTGGGCGCGCTCCACAGTCGAAAAAGAGGGTAAGAGCACCTGGGACAGGTTTAAGCAGCAATACCTATACCCGCTTTATTATAAAATTTTAACTATCCCTGCTAAAGACTTTATCGATTCATTACAAGACTCAACCGTACTGCAAGGCAGTCACATCAATAAAGCATTAAAGGGCAAACAGGGCTCCACATGGCGACTCACACCCGATAACAAAGCAGTGGTTTTAGCCGCTGCCAGCCCTATTTGGATCGATGATAAAGTCATGGGTGTGGTCATTGCAGAAGAAACCACTCATGGGATCCGCACCCTTCGCAATAAAGCCTTAGAGAAGCTGTTTAATGTGATTTTAACGATTATGAGTATGGGGACATTGGCACTGTTCTTTTTTGCGTCCAACATCTCTAGCAGAATACGTAAACTGCGTGATGAAGCCGAGCGAGCAATTGATAATCAAGGACGTATTAAAAAGGCAATTAAAGGCTCGAAGGTCCGTGATGAAATTGGCGATCTGTCTCGTAGTTTTGCCAGTATTGTAAGTCGATTAGGCGAATATACCCACTATCTAGAAAACATGTCTTCGCGCTTATCTCATGAGCTACGTACGCCTGTTGCTGTGGTTCGATCGTCACTGGAGCATCTGAGTCTGCAAACGCTTAACCCTGATAGCCGTAAATATGTTGACCGGGCACAGGAAGGTGTTAACCGCCTTAATATGATCCTCAATAATATGAGCGAAGCCACACGACTCGAAGAGAGTTTAACCCATGCTGAAAAGTCACTGTTCCCACTAGAGAAAGTGATTAGTGGCTGTATGCAAGGGTATCAAATGACCTACCCTAATCAGCTTTTCAAGATTGATGTCGACTCACAAGCTATGTATGTCGAAGGCGTACCAGAATACATTGCGCAGCTAATGGATAAGCTTATTGCGAATGCGCTGGAATTTAGCACCCCAGACAGTGCTATCGAAGTGAGCCTTAAAGCGCACAATAAAGTTGCCCATTTATCGGTAGCCAACTATGGCACGCCCTTGCCTGACAATATGTCACAGCAGATCTTTGAATCTATGGTCTCTGTCAGGGCTCAGAAAGCCCAAGATAAGCCACACTTAGGACTTGGACTTTATATTGCTCGATTAATCAGCCTATTCCATAAAGGAAAAATCAGCGCACAAAATAGAGTCAATGAACAAGGCGCTGTTTTTGGGGTTGAGATTTTAATCCAACTGCCTATCAGTAAAGAAAAACCAGCATAG
- a CDS encoding cystathionine beta-lyase, translating to MKKETQIISLGRDKKWTQGVINPPVFRASTMVFDTMDELRFAAKNKANGEMFYGRRGGPTHFAFQAAIAELEGGVGTALYPSGSAAISNSLLSFLKAGDHLLMVDSAYEPTRDLCNKLLAGYGIETTYYDPMVGEGIRDLIQPNTKVLFLESPGSITMEIQDVPTLSRIAHEHDIVVMLDNTWASPINSRPFEMGVDISIQAATKYIVGHSDVMMGTSTANEKHWEQLRENSYLLGQCTSPDDVYLASRGLRTLGIRLAQHEQNALKVANWLNSRPEVDHLRHPAFDTCPGHEFFKRDFTASNGLFSFVLKQGNLQSVTAFVENMQHFKMGFSWGGFESLILGVFGIDKIRTATQWDSSKPLIRLHIGLENVDDLIADLDAAFDRFNAELNR from the coding sequence ATGAAAAAAGAAACGCAGATAATTAGTCTTGGCCGTGACAAAAAGTGGACCCAAGGTGTAATAAACCCACCCGTTTTTCGCGCATCAACCATGGTGTTTGATACGATGGATGAACTGCGTTTTGCTGCTAAAAATAAGGCCAATGGCGAGATGTTTTACGGTCGCCGTGGCGGACCGACTCATTTTGCATTTCAAGCAGCAATTGCCGAACTTGAAGGTGGCGTAGGCACCGCACTTTACCCTTCTGGTAGCGCAGCTATAAGCAATAGCTTGCTGTCATTTTTAAAAGCGGGCGATCATCTGCTGATGGTCGACAGTGCTTATGAACCTACCCGCGACTTATGTAATAAGTTATTAGCAGGCTATGGCATTGAAACCACTTACTATGATCCTATGGTAGGTGAAGGCATCCGCGATCTTATTCAACCAAACACTAAAGTGTTGTTTTTAGAGTCTCCTGGTTCTATCACCATGGAGATTCAAGATGTGCCAACCCTAAGCCGTATTGCACATGAACATGATATTGTGGTGATGCTGGATAATACGTGGGCATCCCCCATCAACTCACGTCCATTTGAGATGGGCGTCGATATTTCGATTCAAGCGGCGACTAAATATATTGTTGGCCACTCCGATGTAATGATGGGCACATCCACCGCCAATGAAAAACATTGGGAACAGTTACGCGAAAACAGCTACCTTTTAGGCCAATGCACCTCACCTGATGATGTCTATCTTGCCAGTCGTGGTCTGCGTACCCTAGGTATTCGTCTAGCTCAACATGAGCAGAACGCATTAAAAGTCGCTAACTGGCTTAATAGCCGACCAGAAGTTGACCATCTGCGTCATCCAGCTTTTGACACTTGTCCTGGTCACGAGTTTTTCAAACGTGATTTTACAGCTTCTAATGGTTTGTTTTCATTTGTATTAAAACAGGGAAACCTGCAATCCGTCACTGCTTTTGTTGAAAACATGCAGCACTTTAAGATGGGCTTTTCATGGGGCGGCTTTGAAAGCCTTATTTTGGGTGTGTTTGGTATCGATAAAATACGTACCGCCACTCAATGGGACAGTAGCAAGCCGCTTATTAGGCTGCATATTGGTCTGGAGAACGTCGATGATCTGATTGCCGATCTCGACGCCGCATTTGACCGCTTCAATGCCGAACTAAACCGATAG
- a CDS encoding MBL fold metallo-hydrolase, giving the protein MKYQLIPVTPFQQNCSLIWCEQTLKGAVVDPGGNLERILEEAAKNNVVVEQVLLTHGHIDHVGAAQALAEQLDIPIVGPHVADSFWLETLPTQSKHFGFVHCDPFTPTRYLEEGDEVNVGNQVLSVLHCPGHTPGHVIFFAKEADIAWVGDVLFRGSIGRTDFPQSNHQDLINSITKKLWPLGKEVQFIPGHGPLSTFGEERVQNPFVADQLFS; this is encoded by the coding sequence ATGAAGTATCAGTTAATACCCGTCACGCCATTTCAACAAAATTGCAGCTTAATTTGGTGTGAGCAAACCTTGAAAGGAGCTGTGGTCGATCCCGGTGGTAATCTAGAGCGTATTTTAGAAGAAGCAGCCAAAAATAATGTAGTGGTTGAGCAGGTGTTGTTGACTCACGGACATATCGATCATGTGGGCGCTGCGCAAGCTCTTGCGGAACAGTTAGATATACCGATTGTTGGCCCACACGTGGCGGATAGTTTTTGGTTAGAAACGTTACCAACACAAAGTAAGCACTTTGGTTTTGTACATTGCGATCCATTTACTCCCACTCGTTATTTAGAAGAGGGCGATGAAGTCAATGTCGGTAATCAAGTTTTATCGGTACTCCATTGTCCTGGACACACTCCTGGTCATGTGATCTTTTTTGCCAAAGAGGCAGACATTGCATGGGTTGGCGATGTGTTATTCAGAGGCTCAATAGGCCGTACTGATTTCCCTCAATCTAATCATCAAGATTTAATTAACTCTATTACTAAAAAACTCTGGCCTTTGGGTAAAGAAGTACAATTTATTCCCGGTCACGGTCCGCTGTCTACCTTTGGGGAAGAGCGGGTACAAAACCCATTTGTTGCTGATCAGCTCTTTAGTTAA
- a CDS encoding alpha/beta fold hydrolase, whose translation MTTHLTFAGMVARKHTFTLPLDYQQPNGETINVFARELVSPENQHKALPFIVFFQGGPGFGAVRPAANGGWIKRALQEFRVLLLDQRGTGLSSPVSSASLIHLSTTQQSQYLSHFRADNIIRDAEAIRQQLVGDEKWSILGQSFGGFCVLKYLNDAPQGLKEAYITGGIPSLTRTADEVYQATYQRVIAKNNDFFSRFSDAQGLIKAVAQHISEHDVKLATGEQLTVEMLQLLGINIGMEQGPESVYYLLEQALITTASGTIVNPLFLAHFCQMLDYNSNPIFALLHESIYCQNNASNWSAHRVRAQYPQFNYTSDKPFLFTGEMIYPWMFDQFSNLRPLKEAATTLAMKDDWPALYQQAVLAENTVPVAAAIYSEDMFVEMRYSLETAAKVGNLKYWLTSEYEHNGIRMDGEHILDRLITINRGENLR comes from the coding sequence ATGACAACACATCTCACCTTTGCAGGCATGGTTGCTCGTAAACACACCTTCACACTCCCTCTTGATTACCAGCAACCTAACGGTGAGACAATAAACGTTTTTGCGCGCGAGCTTGTCAGTCCTGAAAATCAACATAAAGCGCTGCCTTTCATCGTCTTTTTTCAAGGTGGCCCCGGATTTGGCGCGGTAAGACCTGCTGCTAATGGCGGCTGGATAAAGCGAGCTCTGCAAGAGTTTCGAGTGCTTTTGCTCGACCAACGCGGCACCGGACTGTCGAGCCCTGTGAGCTCAGCTAGCCTTATACATTTATCCACAACGCAGCAAAGCCAGTACCTAAGCCATTTTCGTGCAGACAACATCATTCGCGACGCCGAAGCTATTCGTCAACAGCTTGTTGGCGATGAGAAATGGTCTATTCTCGGGCAGAGCTTTGGTGGTTTTTGTGTCTTAAAGTACCTCAATGATGCACCACAAGGCCTTAAAGAAGCCTATATTACGGGTGGTATACCCTCTTTGACTCGCACCGCAGATGAAGTCTACCAAGCCACTTATCAACGTGTTATTGCTAAGAATAATGATTTTTTCAGCCGTTTTAGTGACGCACAAGGTTTAATTAAAGCCGTAGCGCAACATATCAGCGAACATGATGTAAAGCTGGCGACAGGTGAGCAACTCACTGTTGAAATGTTACAACTGCTGGGGATCAACATCGGCATGGAGCAAGGCCCTGAGAGCGTCTACTACTTATTAGAACAAGCACTCATTACCACGGCTAGCGGCACTATAGTTAACCCACTATTTCTGGCCCATTTCTGCCAAATGTTAGACTATAATAGCAACCCCATTTTTGCGCTGTTGCATGAGTCTATTTATTGTCAGAATAATGCTTCAAATTGGTCTGCTCATCGCGTTAGAGCGCAATATCCACAGTTCAACTACACGTCTGATAAGCCTTTCCTCTTTACTGGAGAGATGATCTACCCGTGGATGTTTGATCAGTTCAGCAATCTAAGACCATTAAAAGAAGCCGCGACAACGCTCGCAATGAAGGACGATTGGCCTGCACTATATCAACAGGCGGTATTAGCAGAAAATACCGTGCCTGTAGCAGCGGCGATCTATAGTGAAGATATGTTTGTTGAGATGCGTTACAGCCTAGAAACTGCCGCCAAAGTGGGTAACTTAAAGTACTGGTTAACATCGGAATATGAACACAATGGTATTCGGATGGATGGAGAGCACATTTTAGATAGATTAATTACAATTAATCGTGGGGAAAACTTGCGTTAA